The sequence gcaagctgcaaaggcaaacgttaactgcctatttaaagttaactagcaatatcgattctgacaacTGCATATCGATatatgtattgtaatgaggctcgcaacgatatattgccgtttcgattttttgagcacaccacTAATTGAAACATGACTGCATGCGTGTATTTgtagtgcatgtttttttccgtAGTGATAATCCAAGATGTAGCTATGATTGAACAACTTAGTTACTGATTTGTCCAAAAGAGATTGCTAAAGTTGCCAATAAATTATCCTGCTTGAAAAATACATGAAAGGTTTTTGAGTGAAAAATGGGCCCTCATGGCAAAATAGTCAGTTCAGCCTACTGATAATTAATATGAGGGTCTGCTGTCTATGTTTAGGCAAGAGCATACAACTGCCAGATCCGTCCAGCTGTGCTCGACAGCAGCTCCAGGGTGAAGTGGACCAACACATCTCACCATCCTCCTTATTTGATAGGAGAGGAGGTAAGTATAAGAGTCTGCATGAGAACTAAGAAGTTCGGCATCTGCTCACTGTCTCCTCTTCTTCCCGCCATCACAATTCAGGCACTGTATGTGAAACCAACAGACTGTTACAACATCCACTGGCCGATGGTTCGAGGTCAACTCAATGTACACGCGGGTCCCGGAGGCTCGCTGACTGCCGTCCTGGCCGACCTCGAGACCATCTGGAGTCATGTTATTCAAAAAAACTTGGAGATTCCGCTCAAAGACCTAAAGGTAGGAAAcatcagaattattattattttttaattaatgtattgACTTGACATAATGTTTTGTGATTGTCAACAGTATTACAGGTGCATCCTTTTGGTGCCTGACATCTACAACAGGCAGCATGCCAAGGAACTGGTCTCTATGCTGCTGCTTAATATGGGCTTTTCAGGTAAATAATGCTTTCAGGTCAGCTTCCGCTTTACAAAAGCGTACAGTCggcttatttttttccccccatgtgtgtttgtgtgtgcagcaATCATTGTGCACCAAGAGTCCGTGTGTGCCACATTTGGGAGCGGGTTGAGCAGCGCTTGCGTCGTAGATGTTGGAGACCAGAAGACCAGTCTTTGCTGTGTAGAGGACGGAGTTTCCCATCGAAACTCCAGGTGAGGTTATTTGTTGAGAACATTTTTAGTCATGGAATTTGATTGCACAAACGTTCATATTGATAAGGTCATGATGCATCATCAATACGTCATTAAGGCACAAATGCACTTCATTGTTAACCACTAGCAAAAACCAGTGTCAGCTAAACCATTTATTCCCAGTGCTGTAGGAAGACAATTTCATTTAATTGGtctgaaaataattatttatggaCTCGATGTCACATATCTTTGTTGTTGTATGTATGTGCCAGTGAAATATAGCAAGagacagaacaattaaatgctcttgtACTTTTTTGCAGAAGGTCTGGTTAACCTGTGTGGGTACCTGTTCCCATTCATACATGGAATCATAGCTTTTTGATTACCTCAGCAGGCCCACATTTCACACCGAGTAGTAAATTGAGACGATCATCATTTTACACCAACTACCCTTTGtgtcctttttttcctgatgatgtGCTGTGATGTTTTTCCAATGTTAAATATGTgccatgactaaataaaaattgagatgcacaaatggaggaaaatacaaACAGGACCAGTTCAGATTTATaataagtgtttttttcccccccattataATTGTTTTGTCCAGTAATTTAATACTAGTATACCAAGAACAAAGAAATGGACTGTCATTTCATCAGCCTTGCAAAGTGAGTACATCAGCTTTGGTACTTTGGGTCTTTTGATCCTTGTAAGGAAAATCAACGTTGCTTCCCTTCGTTGCCTGTGCATTctaattttaacactttttatcTTTAAATCTTCACAGAGTAAATATTtaatgatggggaaaaaaattaaaaaatacatcatgATTTAAAtgccattgtatttttttgtttttgttttgcagatgATTCATACTTGTTATTTTAACCTTCACAGATTGTCTTTGGCATATGGTGGTGCAGACGTGACTCGCATTTTTTTCTGGCTCCTGCAGAGGGCAGGATTTCCCTACAGAGACTGTCAATTGTCCAACAGGTTGGACTGTCAGCTACTACAACATATAAAAGAGACACTCTGCCATTTGGACCAGGTGTGTGGTTTAAAGATTACAGATCTATATATGTGAGGTTTTGTCGCATTGTTTGTTTATCTTCCTATATgcaaatcaattaaaaataaattccctGGTTCCCGTAAGGATATATCTGGACTACAAGATCATGAATTCCAAACACGTTTCCCAGATGCCCCAGCTTTTCTCTTCCAGGTTCGCTTAGGGGATGAGAAATTACAGGTACTCAAGTCATTCCAaccccattttgtgtttgttgccaCGTGCCTAGACTCCTCTTGGAGGATGTTTTATTCAATCCCTTGTATGAAATAGGCACCCATGGGACTGTTCTACCCCAGCACTTTTGGTATTGTTGGtcagaagatgacatcactgcagTACCGTTCCCAAGGCGACTCAGAGGACCCTCACGATGAAATCTATTTACTGGCCACACACAGCAAACAAGACCAGGTAAAAGATAGCTAGtacatattgtattttattattgctaaatgGACACACTTGTGTTTCATTCAGGGGGAAATTTGTGCTGCAATAGTcaagatatttattttataatttgcttACTACTTTTTCCTTATGAATAATGTACATAATACACTTGTCACAATTCTTACTGCCATCACCGATGTATTGCTAGTTAAATGTAATTTCTACTGTTCATTTTTTCGTATCTTCTTCCAACAGTCCTCCAAGTCTGCTTCAGACCGCAAGACACTGGCAAGACAAGGCGGCGCTTTGGACGGTGATGTGAGCGGTCAAGGGGAACTCTCAGAACTGCCCAGGGGGAGCGGCGGCAGTGGACCAATGCAAGGGGAGACGGATATTGGGGCCAACCAGGGGGAGTGCCTGATGGGAGTGGGGGAGGCGGAGGATCCCCTCTCCACGCATCTCTCCAGGAAGACTGCAATCATGAACCAGTTTGAGGGCAAAGCGCTCGGCCTGGATAAAGCCATCCTGCATAGCATAGACTGCTGTGGTAATTAAACAGAAAGGGAACTGGGAAGTGTCGATATAGAGGTTTGTAAAAGTAAAGTGCTGTCTTGTGATCTTTTGAAAGCCTCGGACGAGACCAAACGAAAGATGTACAGCTCCATCCTGGTGGTGGGAGGAGGCCTCATGTTTCACGGCGCTCAGGAGTTCCTGCTTCACCGCATCATCAACAAGATGCCACCCTCCTTCAGAAGGCTTGTGGACAACGTGGAAGTTATCACAAGGCCAAAAGTAAACGCGGTCATGAGTAATATTTGCATACAACTATCTCCTATTCACAGCTCTTCTAATGCACTGTTTGTCGACATGCTGTAGGACATGGACTCCCGACTGATATCATGGAAGGGGGGAGCAGTGCTGGCCTGTCTGGACACAACACAAGAAATGTGGATCCACCAGAGAGAGTGGCAGCGGTTTGGAGTTCGAATGTTGCGTGAGCGGGCTGCTTTTGTTTGGTGAAAGCACACAAAAGCAGACTCTGGTGAAAATCTAaggacaaaagaaaaacaaaacaaaaaaaaaagatcaatttgaATAAAATTGAAGTATTATAACTCGAACGCCTGGACAGCTTCTCATTCAATAGCGCTTGAAAAAGCACTCTGTTAAATATTGGTGAAAGCACACAAAAGCAGACTCTGGTGAAAatctaaggaaaaaaaaaaaaaaaaaaaagatcaatttgaATAAAATTGAAGTATTATAACTCGAACGCCTGGACAGCTTCTCATTCAATAGCGCTTGAAAAAGCACTCTGTTAAATATTGAGAGATGACCATTTGAAAACCATGCATCAATTAGTCGACGGAATTGGAATATATAGTGTTCTTGCTTTGAGCAGTAATGACTGAAAATGTGTTGCTTGGTCAATAATTGCAATCTGTTAATGGGGTACTTTTTGAATTGGATGCCCTCGCTTTTTCCTTAGAGCACTCCTACAAAGTTTCCTAAGTGCAGATCAGGAGTTGCCAACCATTTTGAAACAGAGCTGCGTCTTTTCTAGTATTGCAAATTACtgtatattgttttaaatgGGAAGAGGAATGATGTCATTAAAGCTTGGGTACTTATGGCGTGATACACTTAAGTCAACTTGagtacattatttttaaattgtcaatCTCAAGTCATTAGTTGTACAATACTGAAAAATATGTTGTACTAAATGTAAATTGATACTTTATAACCTGAATTATTCATATAGCAACTCTAAAGTTTATGTACTTGACTACTTGGACTTTATACGCAGCAAAAAGGTGCAGGCAGCAGGACAATGTCGAGCCAGAAAGTTGGTGTAGCTAGTGTATGGACTTGTTTACACCCGTTGAACCAAGATAGCAATAGTCTTTAGCAAACCCCCTGGCTACACAAACGTCTAGCTGTGTTCATGCCCCCCCAATATCAGAGAAGGAACTGTAAACATGTAGACATTACCTGGTAtatttgtttatctttttttttaagttaattttttCCAATGTATTTCAATGGCCATCAGTTATGTGGATTTTCACTATGGCAGGGGTCGACTGTACAGTACAAGTTGTTTAATATACATTCCTCCATCTTCTGATCGAATCGCTGAttgagtaatgttttttttccccctcaaactCGCTGATTGACCCCAAATATCCTGATTGCGTATAGTAAATCGACCCATTATTTAGATATATTGCTCCATCTTGTGATTGGATGTAAACTcactggaaaaaataaaatctgatagTTTAATTAATGCCTACTGCATAGTGTAAATAAGTCTCAGATAATTTAGAATGAAAATATGACTTCTGCTTGAATACACCACACACATAACGTTAAagaatttattttaatgaagtGGGGTATTGTATGTAGTATCTAACATCTCCAACATTAACACCAAAGAGGGTGAAAAggcaaaaaatattgtaatttatGAAATGAATACAACTTCAGTAAGAaagaagggggtgggggtgcgagGCTTGGATGTATGAGCTGCCAGGTCACCCAATTTGGTTCCTATTAGTAGGAATTCCCAAAAAGGCGTCAAAAAACTGCTGAGGCAGTGGCGGCTCAACAAGTGGGGCTTCACCACCGCGACGATCAGTCTAAACAGTAGCTGAGCCCACGCCTACACTAAGTGTGTAGGCGTTTACCTGCAGAACAGAAAACAGCATCAACATAAATACATTATATGAttgaagaataaaaaatatatacacctGCAGTCCTGCATAATTTAAGAGCCAATACTAGAGCTGTATCACAAATTGTACCAGTAGCCTGTAGTCGTAAGATTAGTAGTTTGTTGCGTTGTAAAACTACTGCATCATAATTAATGACAACTGTTTCCAATACTGCTCCCTCTCTAAGTAAATATTGGAAATAGCACAACACAAACTACAACGGCAATAATAAATCATGTTAAATTAATACTTCTCTGGTAGAATCAATCAAAACTGAACATTATgagtagggctgtcaaagttaaagtgttaacagattaattaatcacagaaaattgtcgcattaatacgcatattaatcgcactatttttttggactgcACTTgaaccttgaacgtaaccgcagatggttacattgaaggctgcgccgttcagtgatgaggtcattgcacggcatttcctacgcctgttgttccaaaatgagcggggtgactccagttggtgtgctcggtggtaaatttcgctttataAAACACCCCGAtgagactttagataaaacaaaagtaatttgtgtttaattatttaataattgctgaattgcacccaattgatatgatgctgttacgttttgagcaatacacgcatgcatgcaattgcgtacatacatttaaatcaatgtttgcaaatgacattcagataataaaatgcgttcatgtcaaaatattatggtattttgtatttattttatattacgcgaatatgcaagtaatttagccaattaataaaaatttaaaagtgtgattaatcagattacaaattttaattgtttgacagcactaattatgAGCTATGTAAAGATATTTACTTCTTTCTAATTATACCACACACGTGTTGGACCTCCTTGGACTGGACTGCTCCTTTGGCTATGCAAGTGTGTGCACACgcacgtgcgcgtgtgtgtagcctcaccttcctcatcctcctcctcccatcGGAGGAGGACTGGGCCCGCCATTGAAGTGTAATCTTCCGATCCGTCTTCGGCTGCCAGGGGGACCTGGAGGACTGCAAGAGAGAACAAAGTGAAATAAAactatagaaatatatatacaggggtTCACTGAATTAATAATGACTGTTACATACCCTCTGCCATCAGAAAACCGTGATGTACCACTCTGTCCATCTTTTGTCAAGTCAGGGTGAATTATTGTTTTAAAACTGgtggatgagaaaaaaaaaagaggatgaaaACAGTTTTATAATgaaatttaccaaaaacatatgtaCAATTTATATATTGTATTAGGCTACGTGTTGCAAATGCAACTTTCAGCCTAAATCATGAGTGCCCAGCCAGGCAATCACAGTCAACTACTAGACTTTGCATGTGAGATCGAGCTGATGTCTTGTGGTTatatgacaagaaaaaatgTGAGGTTAGTTACTGCTTGCTGGAAAAGGTGTGTGGGTATATGAATGTTGACATTCACAGGAGCTTGAAAAAGAAAGAGGTTGGGCACCCCTGTTCTCTTCTTCTACACTTTAATTACATCACTACAGCATAGTCATATAGTGACTATTTAGTTATGTCTCATACTGTAATTGACTTACAACAGGCCAAAAAATTCGACAGCTCCCCAGAACAGGTCGACCAGTAAAGACAGTCGCCATGGTGACTGGCTCCTGCTGTCCAGAACTTGTCCTGGCAAAGACAGGGTAATGACGTTAAGAATGGACACACAACACTCAACAAGTGTGTCCCGAAAGTCTGGACAAACGGATTGAGGCAATGTAGAATTATTGCAGAGGTGTCGCGAACCTTGGAAAAGGGAAGGGGTAAAACCTCAACAATCTCAACCTCACAAATGTTGGAACTCATGATGAAGATGCTTCTTGTAAAGTTCAAGTTTAATGTTGAAAATACGCATTTTTTGCTAGTGTGCAGACTTGAGATTCTCAAACCAGTGTCACCATTCTCACGACCCTTGAACGAAGTAACTCAAAACATGGCCCATAGCCCATCAACATAACACAAGAACTACGTCGAACATAAATTGGCTGTTAGAGTACTATATACCGCGTGAGCGAGAAAGCGACGAAATAGTGTTCGTTGTTGTTGAACAGCAGACAAGTTAGCAAGCAAGTTAGCGGCTAACAACCAACTCTCAAATTCCCTACCCGCCTCATACATTCAAGACGTAATGTAATCTAACGCTAAAACACTTTACGTTAAATTGTTTAAGCGTACAAAGTGATAGAGACATCGTGTAAGGGATAAAGTCACCAGACTGCACCAGAAAACCACTCACCGTTCGACACGTACACCATCTTTGTTAGGGAAACAACATACGCGTTTATGACGTTTACTTCCGGGTTCGTATGTGACGAAATACAACGTCAAATTATTACATTCACTGGAATAccagattattattataatctCTACCAACGACTAAATTGATTTGCCTAGAAAAATTGAGCTACTATCACCCTTTATTGACGTCACATGCTCTCCAAGTGGCAACAGCTAAAGATGACCAAAACTGTGGGattgaagaaaataaaacaagataAATTTAGCTTTCTACTGTACCATCCTAGTTTGACTTTACCATGTCAGTCGAAAGGCAGAAACTATACGGCAGTAATTTACATTTCAACACAGGAAAGGGGAAATTAAGTGCCTGTAGGTGATACCCAATTTAATTAGTACTGTATTGTTTGTGATAatacttcatatttttttcaaggatCCTAAGAAAATACAGGCCACCGTCAGGATAATCAAcagatactaaaaaaaaaaaaaaaaagtatatgccTATTACAGTACATTGCTCTATTTCGAATGATTTTTATGATCTTTGTGTCTGTGATGTTTGGTGTGCCTGAACTGTGCTGAGACAGAAGCAGTGTCTGTTTACCTGAATGCCACCAGTTCGAAGAAACCGCAGCAGTGTATACAATAGTTTCAGTAACTGAAACTACCACATATCCATCCCATAGTACTGACTTTATACTCTCGATTATTTGGCTTGACCTGCCCATATGAGCCGACCAagacagctttgttttttttttgtgactggtGCAATTTGAGTTCTAGCCCGGTATTTCCAAacttttattgagccaaggaacatatttcacaaaatataacaaaaagcgAAATATACTGGTTAATACTGTACTTTCTGTCATCGAATTCAAGCacgtttaattatttttcctgtCATTAGACAGTATGTTGCTGGCATAAATAGATGAACAAAGCTACATTGTAAATAATAGTAATTTCATATGACACAGTAATTACTGCTTATGGTCTAGTTCCCATTTATCTAACTTAAGGCAATCAATAGTTAATGGCACAGATATGCTCTCTCATTTGACAGTGAAATACAATACATATTGATTAATTGTATTGggaataattattaatattcagctagaaatataggaaaataaaaGCTCCATTGTGACGAGCctcaaccatgtacagtaactgCCTCCTATATATAATATTCCCAGACCAGTAAAGACACGTTGATGCGTTTTACTGGTTTTATGTACAGTGTTGAACATATTTtgctttcaaaaaaataaaaatcttaattCCTAATTAACTGAAAAGAAAATTGATGTCAAAAGAGcattttaataatccttgtaaaTGAGAATGTATTTCCACATGAACataaattccacaaacacacaatTTGATTTGGAACAGtgtacaaacatttgttttactcATTTTGTTCTGTGTGGTATTCAGTTACTTTCTTGTCATCACGTTTGAGTAAGTTGATCTCAGTGTCCAGTAGTAGATTCCCAGCAGTGCCTTCTCCCTCACCAGAAGCTTTCTCCACTGCACTGTTTTTGGACTGGCCTTTTAGTTTTTGCTTCTTTCTGACAGGTGGGATATGTCCAGAAGTGTTGTAGACACTCATTACTTTTATGACAGTCCGACTTGACACGTCACACAGTTTGGCCGAGTCACGCACCGACATGCCTCCCAGTTGAGTGCCAACTATTTGGCCTCGTTTAAAGTCTGACAACTCGCTCATTTCTGGATCCAGCGTTGAATCGAGTGGGTTTCTTCGTTTGAGTAAAGTCCTCTGTGAAATATGGGTGAATTTTCTTCACTGAGATACAGATTGTGGGGATGTCAGGATTGATTGTTGATGTCTGGACGGAGTACACAGAAGTACACACGTTTCACATTAGCCTAAATACAAGTCCATCACAATCAATTAATCTTGTTATACATATAACGATTCACtaaacatgaaaatattgtAGACATTTTTCTAACAAATTTCTCGTTACCTAGCAGCTATAATAATCAAAACATAACATTAAATATTTCTCTGGGTAGTGCATTGTTATGAGTTCGTACAACTGAACtcctaaaattaaataaatatatgaaatttTCCATGTTATTCTGATTTATTGAGCTGTACTTACACACGTGGGTGTCAAGGAAAAAGATTCCGAATACATATTTAGCAGATTACAAGACAGTAAGACCGAGggtaaaatattcatttctGATGCCACAAATGTAACAGTAGTTTATTAACAAATTTGTTCGCAAAACGTACACAATCCAATCAGGTGAATATCAGTTTACTTCAACGGTATTTTCGTGACAGTGAGTCGAGGCAACAAAACCATTATCTGCTTAAGATTCACACTAGTTGAACAAGAACAGTAAACACATACAATCCAACTGTTGTGATGCATCATGCCTTATTTCAGCGAATTTTCAAGCAGTAATGGAGGCTAGCAAAGTAGCTAATAGCTTCAATCTAAATCCAAATCAAAGCCAAAGAGCAAGCTGCACCCTGaagaataaacacattttaaagctTCGCACTCACAAAAGAAGTTAGAATATTTTTTCCGAGCGTGGTAAAATACGGGAAGAAAGCATGTACACAAACTACCTTCCCTTCccttttgattatttatttattatagtaGCCATGGATTTTCCGGCTAGGATTTTTCAATGTAAAGGCATCTTGCGCACGTTTGACTGGCGTTGGATCACGACGGAATGAAAGTTGCACTTCTACTTCGACTACATAAATTATAAGCATTTCTTTTTGAGAGTGAAAACAGACGCGTTtgttttatgtcggaaaaaggTCCAGGATTCCGATCACGACGTTTTAGTTTGTGAAAAGTACACCGACCGGATGCGTTTCACATAGCAAGTTCCTGTTCCTTCTTTCTGTGTCACAGACGccataggccgtggggtgaacccccaaaaagtgcctagaaaatgagtttcgctccactgtctgggcactacttgttcaatgcattttttgatagataatacccttctgaactttgggttaaaagttcacccaatgttttcctgccccaattttgtcacaagccagaaatgcatatataggtaaataacaaaaaaacgaaaattttgtgctgcagtttttggttttaaaacgtcttacattaaatttggcaacagaatatcattcccagatgttataaatacatgtacctaacatcagaaacaagtattggtggtttggtgcaatcatgtgaatttagatcattaaatttgtgccaaaaaaaaacaaaaaacgcttcaactggaagtgacaccagcacacgaatgttacatttagcaatgtttatgtttcatatatgaaaacaatttacAACCTACTACgtcatgaaaggtacacaagaagcagcatacattggccaaaaatactacaatgcaccacaaacctggaacaaggcaaaatggactagatgaaaatagatgcattcagagcccagattattataacatatagaatatttattaaagtatcagattatgtcatcacagcatgttatTTATGCCCgacacacaataaaatattaataaaaataaataaaaaaataaaataaaaatcaaatgtgcattcacaataaaaccatggaacttcaatggaacagctttgttttgggcatttttttgtggaaaattgaatacagacatttttatttttgcttgaaaagtgttaaaatggagagttaacatcttgataatgaaacaaacaaaatggcagattttacatagattttacacccctgcactgtaaagtgtcctcgtatgccctgtaattttccaacctgatgttgtaccagctatgtgtttgtgtcactttcttggcttacgtcagtagactcagtagttgatgtatctgatgagtgaggtaccctgtgtaaaagtttgtcagttgttgataatgtctctacaaaaaccatttcagagttgttgctggaaaggggtgtgaaaaaccagctgggggaaatcacgcctgaatcttcgtttcagtatatcctgcctgaaatagaaaattaaagggaaagatgagcacaagatacacatattcacatcacactagggctgc is a genomic window of Festucalex cinctus isolate MCC-2025b chromosome 2, RoL_Fcin_1.0, whole genome shotgun sequence containing:
- the actr8 gene encoding actin-related protein 8, with translation MTQAEKEQDNGKEKERDKEKEREQRGVKRPIAPPTIPEPLQEQIQSNFVIVIHPGSRTLRIGRATDNLPLIVPHLIACRHKQSGQPRYEDAWLLRDGLNKPESNEQRQNGLKMVDQAIWSKKMSNGVRRTPVSNEQARAYNCQIRPAVLDSSSRVKWTNTSHHPPYLIGEEALYVKPTDCYNIHWPMVRGQLNVHAGPGGSLTAVLADLETIWSHVIQKNLEIPLKDLKYYRCILLVPDIYNRQHAKELVSMLLLNMGFSAIIVHQESVCATFGSGLSSACVVDVGDQKTSLCCVEDGVSHRNSRLSLAYGGADVTRIFFWLLQRAGFPYRDCQLSNRLDCQLLQHIKETLCHLDQDISGLQDHEFQTRFPDAPAFLFQVRLGDEKLQAPMGLFYPSTFGIVGQKMTSLQYRSQGDSEDPHDEIYLLATHSKQDQSSKSASDRKTLARQGGALDGDVSGQGELSELPRGSGGSGPMQGETDIGANQGECLMGVGEAEDPLSTHLSRKTAIMNQFEGKALGLDKAILHSIDCCASDETKRKMYSSILVVGGGLMFHGAQEFLLHRIINKMPPSFRRLVDNVEVITRPKDMDSRLISWKGGAVLACLDTTQEMWIHQREWQRFGVRMLRERAAFVW
- the selenok gene encoding selenoprotein K, which translates into the protein MVYVSNGQVLDSRSQSPWRLSLLVDLFWGAVEFFGLFFKTIIHPDLTKDGQSGTSRFSDGRGPPGPPGSRRRIGRLHFNGGPSPPPMGGGGUGR